CGTCGCTCGACGCGGTGGCGTCGTACGACCGTTTCGGCCTGGCGGGCTCGGTCAATCCGAGCGTCGCGTCGAATCCCGGTTTCTCGGTCATGGTGCCGTCGAGTCTCGACGGAGGCTGGGGACGGTCGTATCGCTTGCTCGGGGACGGGTCCTTCGACGACGCCCGAGTCGGCGTGGTCCTCACGCTTCCGATCGGGAATCGCGCGGCGCTGGCGGCCGCGCGGAGCGCGAAGAGCGCGGAGGCGCAGGCGGCCGCGGATCTGACGCGCGCGCGCAAGCAGGTACGTGCCGAGGTCCTCGACGCGGGAGCCGCGCTTCGGACCGCCTCTCAGAGGTTCGAGGCGGCACGCGCGGAGCGCGAATCCGCCGAGGTCCAGCTCGGCGCCGAGCGGGACCGGTTCGCCGTCGGCCTCTCGACGAATTTCCTGGTGCTGACGCGCCAGAACGATCTGGCGCGGGCCCGGCTCGACGAGATCTCAGCGCGAACCGACTATCGGACCGCCCGCACGGAGATGGCGCGATCGACGGGATCGCTGCTCGAGGATCGCGGCATCAAGGTGGAAGGGGTCGTGCGGGCCGCGGGCCCTCGCTGAGTCGAGGGCGCGGCGCGCCATCCGGCATCGGAGTCCGGGGAGGGTCAAGCTCATGGCAAAGAGGATGATCGTCATGCTGGTCGCGATGGTCGCCTTCGTGACCGCGATCGGCTTCGTCAAGTACACGCAGGTCCGGGCCGCCATCGCCGGTGCCGCCGCGTTCCGGCCTCCTCCGGAGGCGGTGACGACGATCGTCGCGCGGGAGGAGCGATGGGAGGAGACCCTGAGCGCCATCGGCACCGCGGCGGCCGTCCACGGCGTCACGGTGAGCGCCGACCTTCCCGGCATCGTCTCCCGGATCGCGTTCGACTCGGGCCGGCACGTCGAGCAGGGCGACGTGGTCGTCGAGCTGGACACGAGGCAGGAGCAGGCACAGCTCCTGGACGCCCAGGCGCAGCGCGACCTCGCCCGTTTGAGCCTCGACCGCGTCCGCGGGCTGCGCGAGCGCGGGGTCACGTCCCAGGCGGAGCTGGACGACGCGGAGGCGAAATTCAAGTCCGCCGACGCCCGCGTGGGGGAGATCCGCGCCTCGATCGAGCGGAAGACGGTCCGGGCGCCGTTCTCGGGGGTCCTCGGCATCCGCCAGGTGAATCTCGGCCAGTACCTGAAGAGCGGCGACCCGATCGTGCCGCTCCAGGCGCTGCGGCCGATCTACGTGAACTTCTCCGTGCCGCAGCAGGAGCTCCAGCACCTGCGCGTCGGGACCGAGGTGACCGTTCGTCCCGGCGAGCCCGCCGGCGCAAAGATGTCGGGGAGGATCACGGCGATCGACTCCGTCATCGACGAGGGAACGCGCAACGTGCGGATCCAGGCCACGTTCGGGAATCCCGACGAGCGGCTTCGCCCCGGCATGTTCGTCGAGACGCGAATCCTCGTGGGCGTCGGCCGGCCGGTGGTCGCGGTGCCGGCGTCCTCCGTCAGCTACGCGCCCTATGGCGACTCGGTCTTCGTCGTCGAGGACGTTCATGCTCCGGACGGCAAGACGTACCGGGGCGTCCGGCAGCAGTTCGTCAAGCTGGCCGGCTCGCGCGGCGACCAGGTCGCGGTCGTCTCCGGCGTCCGGCCCGGCGAGGAGATCGTGACCTCGGGCGTGTTCAAGCTCCGTAACGGCGCGGCGGTGCAGGTGAACAACGCCATTCAGCCCTCCAACGAGGCGGCGCCCCATCCCGAGGAGAGCTGATGAAGATCACCGACCTCTTCGTCAGGCGGCCGGTTCTCGCGGCGGTCGTCAGCCTCGTCATCCTGATCGCCGGGCTGCAGTCGATCCGGTCGCTGACCGTGCGGCAGTACCCGCGGAGCGACATCGCGGTGATCCACGTCACGACGGTCTACGTCGGGGCGAACGCCGACCTCGTGCGCGGCTTCATCACGTCTCCGCTCGAGCGGGTGATCGCCAGCGCCGACGGGATCGATTACATGGAGTCCTCGAGCAGCCAGGGGGTCAGCTCGATCACGGTCCACCTGAAGCTCAACTACGACACCGACTCGGCGCTGACGCAGATCCAGGCCAAGGTGGCGCGGGTCCGCAACGACCTGCCTCCGGAGTCCCAGGCGCCGGTCATCGAGATCGAGACCGCGGACACCCAGTTCGCCGCAATGTACCTCGGATTCTCGTCGAAGGACCTGGACCAGAACCAGATTACCGACTACCTGACCCGGGTCGTTCAGCCGAAGCTCAGCGCCATCGGCGGCGTCCAGCGCGCCGACATTCTCGGCGACCGGACCTTCGCCATGCGGATATGGCTCGATCCCGACAAGATGGCGGCCCGGGGCATCGCGCCGTCGCAGGTCAGGGACGCGCTCGCACGGAACAACTACCTCTCGGCGCTGGGGAAGACCAAGGGGTCGATGGTCTCCGTGAACCTCGTCGCGAACACCGACCTCCAGACCGCCGAGGAGTTCCGGCAGCTGGTCGTGAAGAACGACGGCAACCGGGTCGTCCGGCTCAGCGAGATCGCCGACGTGGTGCTGGGGGCCGAGGACTACGACCAGGACGTCAGGTTCAACGGCCAGTCCGCCACGTTCATGGGAATCTGGGTGCTCCCGACCGCGAACACCCTCGACGTCATCCGGCGGGTCCGCGAGGCCATGCCCGAGATCGTGGCCCAGCTCCCGGCGGGCATGAAGGCGGGAATCCCGTACGACTCGACGCTGTACATCGGCCACGCCATCGACGAGGTCCTGAGGACCTTGACCGAGACCCTCCTGATCGTCATCGTCGTGATCTTCCTCTTCCTGGGGTCGTTCCGGTCGGTGGTCATCCCGGTGGTGGCGATCCCGATCTCGCTGATCGGCGCCGTCTTCCTGATGTTCATCGCGGGGTTCACCATCAACCTGCTCACGCTCCTCGCCATCGTGCTGTCGGTCGGCCTGGTGGTGGACGACGCCATCGTGATGGTGGAGAACGTCGAGCGACACCTCCACGCCGGCGAGTCGCCGTACCGCGCCGCCATCCACGGGGCGAGGGAGCTGGTCGGCCCGATCATCGCCATGACGATCACGCTCGCCGCGGTGTACACCCCGATCGGCATCCAGGGGGGCCTGACGGGGGCGTTGTTCAAGGAGTTCGCGTTCACCCTGGCCGGCGCGGTCCTGGTCTCGGGCGTCGTGGCGCTGACGCTGTCGCCGATGATGGGATCGAAGATGCTGCGCGCCGGCGACAGCGAGCGCGGCTTCGCCGGGATGATCAACCGCCACTTCGACGCCCTCCGCCGCCTGTACCTCCGCATGCTCGAGGGCACGCTCAAGTACCGCCCGGTGGTGCTGGCCTTCTGGATCCTCTTCGCGCTGCTCGCGGTGCCGTTCTACCTCTTCTCCCAGAACGAGCTGGCCCCCGCCGAGGACCAGGGCGTCGTGTTCGGCATCGTCCAGGCCGCGCCGAACTCGACGCTCGACCAGACGCGGCTGTACGTCTCCAGGATCGACGACGTCTTCCAGTCGTTCCCGGAGACCGCCAATACGTTCCAGATCACCGGTCCCACCGGCGGCTTCGGCGGCATGGTGACGAAGCCCTGGAGCGAACGGACCCGCACGGCCGCCGAGCTGCAGGTGCAGGCCGCGGCGGCGCTCTCCAAGCTGCCGGGGGTGCGGGTGATCCCGCTCACGCCGCCGCCCCTTCCGGGGGGGGGCAACTTCCCCGTGGACTTCGTGATCGCCTCGACGGCCGAGCCGCGCCAGCTCGACGAGTTCGCGAAGGTCCTGGTCGGCAAGGCCTTCGCCAGCGGCCTGTTCATCTTCGCGGACTCCGACCTGAAGTTCGATCAGCCCCAGGCGGAGGTCGTGTTCGACCGCGACAAGGTGCGCTCCGAGGGGGTCGACTTGAGCCAGGCCGGCGCCGACCTCGCGACGATGCTCGGCGGGAACTACGTGAATCGCTTCAGCATCCAGGGACGCAGCTACAAGGTCATCCCTCAGATCAAGCGGGCGGAGCGGCTGACGCCGGCGCAGCTCGCGGACATCCACGTGACCGGGCCTGGAGGCAAGCTGGTTCCGCTCTCGACGTTCGCCGCGCTCGTCCACTCGACCCAGCCCCGCGAGCTGAAGCGCTTCCAGCAGCTGAACGCCGTGAGGATCCAGGGGGTCGTCCCACCGGGCGTGGCGCTCGACAAGGCGCTGCGCTACCTCGAGGGGGAGGCGGCGAAGGTGCTCCCGCCGGGATTCACGGTGGACTACGCCGGCGAGTCGCGGCAGCTTCGTACCGAGGGGAGCAAGTTCCTAGGAACGTTCCTGCTCTCGGCGATCCTGATCTACCTGGTGCTGGCGGCGCAGTTCGAGAGCTTCCGGGATCCGTTCATCATCCTGGCCGGTTCGGTGCCGCTCGCGCTCTCGGGGTCGCTGATGTTCTCCTTCCTCGGCCTGACGACGCTGAACATCTACAGCCAGGTCGGCCTCATCACCCTGGTCGGCCTCATCGCGAAGAACGGCATCCTGATCGTCGAGTTCGCCAACCACCTCCAGGAGGAGGGGAAGGACAAGCTCCACGCCGTGGTCGGGGCCGCCGGCACCCGGCTGCGGCCGATCCTCATGACGACCGCGGCCACGGTCGCGGGACACACCCCACTGATCCTGGCCACGGGTCCCGGGGCCGGCGCGCGGAACAGCATCGGCATCATGCTGGTCAGCGGGATGATCATCGGCACGGGGTTCACGCTGTTCGTCGTCCCCTCGATCTACATGCTGGTGGCGCGGACGCACGCCGCGGAGGTCGACGAGGAGGCGATCGGTCTCGCCAAGCCCGATCACGGCCTGACCACTGCGTCCGCGTGAAAAGGGGGAGGCGGCGCCTCTCGCTACCCGGAGCCCGCGTGGACGAGGGCCGCGAGCGGCGCGAGCCCCAGGGCGTCGGTCTCGTCGAACCAGGCCGGCCGGGTGCTGTCCACGTCGAGGACGCCGGCGGGGCTTCCGTCGGCGCGGCGGACCGGCACGACGATCTCCGACCTCGATCGGCTGTCGCAGGCGATGTGGCCGGGGAAGGCGTGCACGTCCGGGACCAGAACCGGCTCTCCCCTCAGGATCCCCGCCCAGCAGACGCCGCGGGGCTTCTCGAGGACGATGCAGGCCAGGAGGCCCTGATAGGGACCGACGACGAGCTCGTCCCCTTCGAGCAAGTAGAAGCCGGTCCAGGAAAAGCCCTGCATCTTGTGGTGGAGCAGGGCGGCGACGGTGCTCATACGCGCGATCGGGCGCGGCACGTCCCTCAACAGCTCCTGCGCCTGCGCGAGGATCCTCCGGTACCGCTCCGCCTTGGCCGCGCCTTCGGCCATGTTACCTCCGCTCCCGGGCGGCGAGAGCGCCCTTAGCCGCTTCATGATCGCACGGCACGTGCCTCGGCGCTGCCGCCCTCGGCCGGGCCGGGGGCTCCAAAGGGCACGGTCGCGCCGCGACGCGTAAAGTGTCCCAATTTGATCCCTAATCAACCCCGTCTCGCGTTAAGGTCGTTCACCAGGAGGGGAACGTGCAAATGACAACAGGATCACTCTCGAGTCGTGCAGCGAGCATGGCGATCGCGGCCGCTCTCGCGGCACTGGCCCCCTTGGCCGCGCGAGCACAGACCGCGTGCCGCACGCCCGCGTGCAGTCAGACCACGCCGCCCCCGGCGTGCCAGAACCGCGCGACGCCCTACACCACCACGGTCCTTCTGACCTCGCTGAGGACCTACAGCCCCCCGGAGCCCAAGATCGAGCCGGGGGATTGCATCGACTGGACGGTGACCGGCATCCTGACCCACAGCTCCACGGCGGACCCGTGCCCCACCGCGATCGCGTGCGGCTCGCCGTCGCCTCCGTCCTGCCTGTGGGACAGCGGCAACGTCGCGCCCACCGACACGCCGCCGTCGGTCGTCTGCGCCTACGATCCCACGGCCTATCCTCCGGACACGAACGACGGTTACTACTGCAGGTTCCACGACAGTCCCGCGCATCTCGGGACGATGCACGGGATCCTGCACGTCACCTCCCCGATCAAGCTCACCGCGGACAAGGACACGGGCTCCGGGAGCGTCGTTCTCACCTGGACCGGCGGGGGCATCACGGGCGACGTCACCTACATGGTGGTCCGGAGCGAGCTGGGCGACCCGACTTTCCCCGACGCGAGCGCCAGCTTGAACGACCCGGACGCAGGCGCGACCGGGACCGTGTTCACCGATCCGGGCGAGCTCGGAAACCCCTCGACCCGGTACTACCTGGTGCGGAACCGGCAGTCGACCGAGTGAAGGCGGGCGTCGCCCGGCCCCGGCGAACGGGTCGCGGCGGCCACGACGGGGTCACCGGACCGCGTCGATGAGCGGCATCTCGCGGCTCGACGCGCCCTTCGGCTATCCTGGGTCGCAGGGGGTTGTCCCATGGCCCGCCTGCGGCCCGAGCGACGCCGGGGAAGCGAGGAGGTGCGGGAGCGCATCCTCGCGGATCTCCACTCGGGCCGTCTGAATCCGGGCGACCGGGTTCCGTCGGTGCGCCGGATGGCCGAGCGCGTCGGCGCCGACAGGAAGACCGTCCACCGCGCCTACCTCGCCCTGCAGCGCGAAGGGCTCGTGGAGACGCGCCCGGGTAGCGGGACGTTCCTTCTCGAAGGCCGGAGCGTGATGCAGCGTCCGGTTCGAGCGGCGGAGCTGCTGTCCGCGGTGAACCGAACGCGGGCGGAGGCCGCCGGCCTCGGGCTCGACCCGGCCGTCTTCGCGCGGTTCCTGAGGCTCTCCCTGGGGAAGGGACTTCGCGGCGTCACGCTCGCCGTCGCCGAGTGCAACCTCGAGCAGGTGGCGCTCTTCTCCCTCGAGCTTCAAGGACTGCTCGGAGTCCGGTGCCGCCACGCGCTCCTTCCCGACGCGATCTCGGAGGGGACGAATTCGCTCGCCGGCTGCAGCGGGATCGTGACGACAGACTTCCACCGGTCGGACGTGGCGGGGATCGGGGCGCGGCTCTCGCTCCCGGTCTACCGGGTCGCGCTGGACCCCGCGTTTCCCCGCCTGCTGGTGGAGGAGGCGCGGAAAGGGCCGGTGGTGATGGTGGTCCTCGACCGCAGCTTCGCGTCGGGGTTCTTCCGCTTCCTCGCCGGGGCCTCCGTCCCGGAGGAGGTCGTCAGGCACTTCCAGGTGGTCGAGCCGCAGGAAGCGCGGGCCGCCTTCCGAAAGGCCGGGGGGCGTGCCGCGGTCTACGTCTCTCCGACCGTCGAGCGCGCGATGGGCGGGCGAGTCCTCGAGCGGCTCCCCAGGCTGAGCGTGACCCGCCACGTGTCGGCGGCGTCGGTCGAGCGGCTCAGGGTCCAGCTCGCGCTGGACCTCGCGATGCTCGGACGGGACGCCCGGGCTTGACGCGGCGCCCGAAAACGGCGAAACATAGGCACCGCTGCCGGCGCGGCGAATGGAGCGGCCGGCACCGAGCGGGAGCGACGATGACTCAGGCGGCCCTGGACGTCCTCAAGATCGACGAGGCGGAGGCGGCGAGCCTCCTCGCCGGCGACCACACCGACCCTCACCGCGTGCTCGGGATCCACCCCGCGAGCGCCGACGGGGTCGAGGGGGTCGTCGTCCGCGCGATGCACGCGGACGCGCTGGGCTGCGAGTGCCTGCGCGAGGGGGAGCCGAGCGTCGTCATGTCCCGCGTGGCGGAGCGCGGCCTCTTCGCCGCCTTCCTCCCGGGCGCGCGGCTCCCGCTCCGTTACCGAGTGCGCTTCTGGTTCGCGGACGGCAGGACGTGGGAGCGGACCGATCCGTACGGGTTCCTGCCGACCCTCGGCGAGGTGGACCGGCACCTCTTCAACGAGGGGACCCATCGCCGCCTGTGGGAGTGCCTGGGGGCGCACCCGCGCTCGATCGACGGGGTCGACGGGGTCGCGTTCGCGGTGTGGGCGCCCAGCGCCCGCCGCGTCAGCGTGGTCGGGGAGTTCTGCCGCTGGGACGGGAGGCACTTCCCGATGCGCATGCTCGGCAGCTCGGGGGTCTTCGAGCTGTTCGTTCCGGGGGTCCCGACCGGCGCGCTCTACAAGTTCGAGATCAAGACGCGCGAGGGCATGATCCGCCCCAAGGCCGACCCGTTTGCGTTCTCGATGGAGGCGCCGCCGGGGACCGCGTCGCGCGTGGACGCCTCCTCGTACGCGTGGGGGGACCGGGAGTGGATGGAGGCGAGGCGGAGCCGGGATCCGCTTCGCGAGCCGCTGGCGTTCTACGAGGTCCACCTCGGATCGTGGGCCCGGGTGCCGGAGGAGGGGAGCCGCTGCCTGACCTACCGCGAGATCGCGCCGCGCCTCGTGGAGCACGTCAAGCGCCTGGGGTTCACCCACCTCGAGCTGATGCCGGTGGCGGAGCACCCGTTCACCGGTTCCTGGGGGTACCAGGTCTCGGCGTACTTCGCGCCGACGGCGCGGTACGGGTCTCCGGACGACTTCAGGTTCCTCGTGGACCACTGCCACCGGAACGGGATCGGGGTGGTGATCGACTGGGTCCCGGCGCATTTCCCGAAGGACGACTTCGCGCTGCGGCGATTCGACGGAACCGCGCTCTTCGAGCACGACGATCCGAGGCTCGGCGAGCATCCGGACTGGGGCACGCTGATCTTCAACTACGGGAGGAACGAGGTCCGGAACTTCCTCATCGCGAACGCGCTGTACTGGCTGGACGAGCTGCATGTGGACGGCCTCCGCGTGGACGCCGTCGCCTCGATGCTCTACCTCGACTACAGCCGGAACGAGGGAGAGTGGCTGCCGAACCGGTACGGGGGGCGCGAGAACCTCGAGGCGATCGAGTTCGTCAAGGCGATGAACGAGATCGTCCGGGCCGAGCAGCCCGGGTGCATCACGATGGCCGAGGAGTCCACCGCTTGGGGCGGCGTGAGCCGACCGGTGCGGGACGGCGGGCTCGGCTTCACGTTCAAGTGGAACATGGGCTGGATGCACGACACGCTGGAGTACTTCTCGAAGGATCCAGTCTTCCGCCGATTCCACCAGAACGACCTGACGTTCGCCATGCTCTACGAGTACTCCGAGCGGTTCGTGAACCCTCTGTCCCACGACGAGGTGGTCCACGGGAAAAGATCGCTGCTCGACAAGATGCCGGGGGACGTCTGGCAGAAGTTCGCGAACCTGAGGCTCCTCCTCGCCTATCAGTACACTCGGCCGGGGAAGAAGCTCCTCTTCATGGGGACCGAGCTGGCGCCCTGGAACGAGTGGAACCACGACGCGAGCCTCGACTGGCACCTGGCGAACGACCCGATGCGGGCGGCGTTCCGCCGGTTCCTGGAGGACCTGGGGCGCCTCTACCTCGGGACGCCCTGTCTCTGGCGGTCGGACCCCGACCCGTGGGGATTCTCCTGGATCGACTGCAACGACCACGCGAGCTCGGTGATCTCGTACCTGCGCCGCGACGGCGACGGTCACCTGGTGGTGATCCTGAACCTCACGCCGGTGCCCCGCGACGGCTACCGGGTCGGGACGCCTCGGGCCGGCCGCTACGCCAAGGGGCTCTCGACGGACGATCCCGCGTACGGCGGGAGCGGATACGGGGGGCTCGAATCCGTCCTGACCGAGCCGATCCCGTTCCACGGCCAGCCCCAGTCGGTCAAGCTCGACCTGCCGCCACTGGCGGCGATGGTGCTCGTGCCGGCGCCGTGACGGTTGCGCCGGCCGTCATTGCCAGCGGAAGAGGCGAAGGGCCAGGACGAAGGCGACGACACCCCAGGCGACCATCACGAGGGCCTCGGACCACCGGGACGCCAGGGACGCGCCGTCGTTCACGACGGCGCGAAGCGCGTCGTTGAGGGCGGTGAGCGGAAGGGCGCGGATCGCGGGGTGCAGCACCGCCGGGAAACGCTCGTAGGAGAAGAACGTCCCCGAGAGCAGCCACATCGGGAGCATCACCAGGTTCATCCATCCCGAGACCGCCTCGATCGACCTCGGGCGGGCCGCGACGAGGAGCCCGATCCCCGCGAACGTGGCGGCCCCGAGGATCGCCACGAGAGCGAGGTCGACGAGGGATCCCCGGACGCGCACGCCGAAGACCAGCCATCCGAATCCCACCACCGCGGCGACCTCGAGCGAGAGGAAGATGAGCCGCGAGAGCGCGAACGAGAGGAGGTAGTGGGATCGGCGCATGGGGGTCGCCGCGAACCGCTTCAGGAGCTTCCGCGTGCGCGCCGCGACCACCGTGAAGCCGATGCCCCACATGCCGCTTCCCATCAAGTTGAGCCCGACGAGACCGGGGATCAGATAGTCCACGTACCTCGATCCGGGCTCGGTCACCCGTCGCTCGCCGGTCTCGAGCGGGTCGCTCCGGCCCGCGGCACGCTGGAGCGCCTCGTCCGCGGCATCCCGCGCCGCCAGGCTTTCGGGGCGCGTCGCATCGAAACGGTAAATCACCGCGGGCCGACCGTCCCGAGCCGTACCACCGTCTTCCACGATCACGTCCACCCGGCCGTGCCGGAGCGCCTCCTCGGCCTCCCTCGGGGCGAGCAGGAACGCGGTCACCCCGGGCGCCCGGCGCAGCTGGTCCGCCAACCGCTCCGCCTCCGACGTTCCCGCCGCGACCGCCACGTGCGCAAGGTCCACCGGCCGGTTGCGGAAGGCGACGCCCAGCGCGCACGCGAGGAGCACCGGGAACACGAAGACCCAGAACAGAGCCTCCTTCTCGCGGAGGAATTCCAGGATCCGCGCCCGGGTCAGCTCGACCAGCGGGTGGGGCCGCTCACTCATTGCTCAGCTCCAGCCCCGTCAGGTGGACGAAGACGTCCTCCAGCGTGGCCTGGTGGGTCATCAGGCTGTCGAGTCGGATGCCGCGCCCGCCCAGCTCGGCGAGCAGCGCGGGGAGCGCCGTTCCGATCTCCTCGACCGCCAGCATGAAACCGCCGTCCTTCCGGTCCACCGAGCGCACCCCGGGAAGCCGCGCGAGCACGGCGCCGTCGGGCTCGCCCAGCGTCCGGAACTCGACGATCTGATCTCCGCCCAGCGACGCGATCAGCTTGGCCGGAGTGTCGAGGGCGATGATGCGCCCGTGGTGCATGATGGCCACTCGATCGCACAGCCTCGCCGCCTCCTCCATGTAGTGCGTGGTCAGGAGGACGGTCCCGCCCACCGCCCGGAACTTCTCGACGATCTCCCACACCTTGAGTCGCGCCTGGGGATCGAGGCCGGTCGTGGGCTCGTCGAGGAAGAGCAGCTCCGGCTCGCTCACGAGGGCGCAGGCCAGCGCGAGGCGCTGCTTCTGCCCCCCGGAGAGTTTGCCGACGCGGGACCTCCTCTTCTCCTCGAGGCCGACCCCTGCGATCGCCTGGTCCACGGGGTGCCCGCGGCGATAGAAGCTGCGGAAAAGTCTGAGCGTCTCCTCGACCGTCAGCTTCTCGGACAGCTGC
This genomic interval from Terriglobia bacterium contains the following:
- a CDS encoding TolC family protein, which produces SLDAVASYDRFGLAGSVNPSVASNPGFSVMVPSSLDGGWGRSYRLLGDGSFDDARVGVVLTLPIGNRAALAAARSAKSAEAQAAADLTRARKQVRAEVLDAGAALRTASQRFEAARAERESAEVQLGAERDRFAVGLSTNFLVLTRQNDLARARLDEISARTDYRTARTEMARSTGSLLEDRGIKVEGVVRAAGPR
- a CDS encoding efflux RND transporter periplasmic adaptor subunit; translation: MAKRMIVMLVAMVAFVTAIGFVKYTQVRAAIAGAAAFRPPPEAVTTIVAREERWEETLSAIGTAAAVHGVTVSADLPGIVSRIAFDSGRHVEQGDVVVELDTRQEQAQLLDAQAQRDLARLSLDRVRGLRERGVTSQAELDDAEAKFKSADARVGEIRASIERKTVRAPFSGVLGIRQVNLGQYLKSGDPIVPLQALRPIYVNFSVPQQELQHLRVGTEVTVRPGEPAGAKMSGRITAIDSVIDEGTRNVRIQATFGNPDERLRPGMFVETRILVGVGRPVVAVPASSVSYAPYGDSVFVVEDVHAPDGKTYRGVRQQFVKLAGSRGDQVAVVSGVRPGEEIVTSGVFKLRNGAAVQVNNAIQPSNEAAPHPEES
- a CDS encoding efflux RND transporter permease subunit, with translation MKITDLFVRRPVLAAVVSLVILIAGLQSIRSLTVRQYPRSDIAVIHVTTVYVGANADLVRGFITSPLERVIASADGIDYMESSSSQGVSSITVHLKLNYDTDSALTQIQAKVARVRNDLPPESQAPVIEIETADTQFAAMYLGFSSKDLDQNQITDYLTRVVQPKLSAIGGVQRADILGDRTFAMRIWLDPDKMAARGIAPSQVRDALARNNYLSALGKTKGSMVSVNLVANTDLQTAEEFRQLVVKNDGNRVVRLSEIADVVLGAEDYDQDVRFNGQSATFMGIWVLPTANTLDVIRRVREAMPEIVAQLPAGMKAGIPYDSTLYIGHAIDEVLRTLTETLLIVIVVIFLFLGSFRSVVIPVVAIPISLIGAVFLMFIAGFTINLLTLLAIVLSVGLVVDDAIVMVENVERHLHAGESPYRAAIHGARELVGPIIAMTITLAAVYTPIGIQGGLTGALFKEFAFTLAGAVLVSGVVALTLSPMMGSKMLRAGDSERGFAGMINRHFDALRRLYLRMLEGTLKYRPVVLAFWILFALLAVPFYLFSQNELAPAEDQGVVFGIVQAAPNSTLDQTRLYVSRIDDVFQSFPETANTFQITGPTGGFGGMVTKPWSERTRTAAELQVQAAAALSKLPGVRVIPLTPPPLPGGGNFPVDFVIASTAEPRQLDEFAKVLVGKAFASGLFIFADSDLKFDQPQAEVVFDRDKVRSEGVDLSQAGADLATMLGGNYVNRFSIQGRSYKVIPQIKRAERLTPAQLADIHVTGPGGKLVPLSTFAALVHSTQPRELKRFQQLNAVRIQGVVPPGVALDKALRYLEGEAAKVLPPGFTVDYAGESRQLRTEGSKFLGTFLLSAILIYLVLAAQFESFRDPFIILAGSVPLALSGSLMFSFLGLTTLNIYSQVGLITLVGLIAKNGILIVEFANHLQEEGKDKLHAVVGAAGTRLRPILMTTAATVAGHTPLILATGPGAGARNSIGIMLVSGMIIGTGFTLFVVPSIYMLVARTHAAEVDEEAIGLAKPDHGLTTASA
- a CDS encoding GAF domain-containing protein yields the protein MAEGAAKAERYRRILAQAQELLRDVPRPIARMSTVAALLHHKMQGFSWTGFYLLEGDELVVGPYQGLLACIVLEKPRGVCWAGILRGEPVLVPDVHAFPGHIACDSRSRSEIVVPVRRADGSPAGVLDVDSTRPAWFDETDALGLAPLAALVHAGSG
- a CDS encoding GntR family transcriptional regulator gives rise to the protein MARLRPERRRGSEEVRERILADLHSGRLNPGDRVPSVRRMAERVGADRKTVHRAYLALQREGLVETRPGSGTFLLEGRSVMQRPVRAAELLSAVNRTRAEAAGLGLDPAVFARFLRLSLGKGLRGVTLAVAECNLEQVALFSLELQGLLGVRCRHALLPDAISEGTNSLAGCSGIVTTDFHRSDVAGIGARLSLPVYRVALDPAFPRLLVEEARKGPVVMVVLDRSFASGFFRFLAGASVPEEVVRHFQVVEPQEARAAFRKAGGRAAVYVSPTVERAMGGRVLERLPRLSVTRHVSAASVERLRVQLALDLAMLGRDARA
- the glgB gene encoding 1,4-alpha-glucan branching protein GlgB: MTQAALDVLKIDEAEAASLLAGDHTDPHRVLGIHPASADGVEGVVVRAMHADALGCECLREGEPSVVMSRVAERGLFAAFLPGARLPLRYRVRFWFADGRTWERTDPYGFLPTLGEVDRHLFNEGTHRRLWECLGAHPRSIDGVDGVAFAVWAPSARRVSVVGEFCRWDGRHFPMRMLGSSGVFELFVPGVPTGALYKFEIKTREGMIRPKADPFAFSMEAPPGTASRVDASSYAWGDREWMEARRSRDPLREPLAFYEVHLGSWARVPEEGSRCLTYREIAPRLVEHVKRLGFTHLELMPVAEHPFTGSWGYQVSAYFAPTARYGSPDDFRFLVDHCHRNGIGVVIDWVPAHFPKDDFALRRFDGTALFEHDDPRLGEHPDWGTLIFNYGRNEVRNFLIANALYWLDELHVDGLRVDAVASMLYLDYSRNEGEWLPNRYGGRENLEAIEFVKAMNEIVRAEQPGCITMAEESTAWGGVSRPVRDGGLGFTFKWNMGWMHDTLEYFSKDPVFRRFHQNDLTFAMLYEYSERFVNPLSHDEVVHGKRSLLDKMPGDVWQKFANLRLLLAYQYTRPGKKLLFMGTELAPWNEWNHDASLDWHLANDPMRAAFRRFLEDLGRLYLGTPCLWRSDPDPWGFSWIDCNDHASSVISYLRRDGDGHLVVILNLTPVPRDGYRVGTPRAGRYAKGLSTDDPAYGGSGYGGLESVLTEPIPFHGQPQSVKLDLPPLAAMVLVPAP
- a CDS encoding ABC transporter permease, with protein sequence MSERPHPLVELTRARILEFLREKEALFWVFVFPVLLACALGVAFRNRPVDLAHVAVAAGTSEAERLADQLRRAPGVTAFLLAPREAEEALRHGRVDVIVEDGGTARDGRPAVIYRFDATRPESLAARDAADEALQRAAGRSDPLETGERRVTEPGSRYVDYLIPGLVGLNLMGSGMWGIGFTVVAARTRKLLKRFAATPMRRSHYLLSFALSRLIFLSLEVAAVVGFGWLVFGVRVRGSLVDLALVAILGAATFAGIGLLVAARPRSIEAVSGWMNLVMLPMWLLSGTFFSYERFPAVLHPAIRALPLTALNDALRAVVNDGASLASRWSEALVMVAWGVVAFVLALRLFRWQ
- a CDS encoding ABC transporter ATP-binding protein, with translation MSTVREDPGGSRPAALRCTGLVKRYDDVVAVAHLDLEVSFGECFGLLGPNGAGKTTTVEILEGLTPADEGAVEVLGTRWGLGGDLQLRERLGIQLQETQLSEKLTVEETLRLFRSFYRRGHPVDQAIAGVGLEEKRRSRVGKLSGGQKQRLALACALVSEPELLFLDEPTTGLDPQARLKVWEIVEKFRAVGGTVLLTTHYMEEAARLCDRVAIMHHGRIIALDTPAKLIASLGGDQIVEFRTLGEPDGAVLARLPGVRSVDRKDGGFMLAVEEIGTALPALLAELGGRGIRLDSLMTHQATLEDVFVHLTGLELSNE